The Gossypium hirsutum isolate 1008001.06 chromosome D07, Gossypium_hirsutum_v2.1, whole genome shotgun sequence genome includes the window AAGGGAGTGGGAAAAAGAGAGATAAACAAAGTTCCTCATCTAGGTTCGaaacgaaattaaaaaaataaactgctccttttcttcttcttatttttttttttgaaatattttgagCTGAATTTAAGGTTTTTTGCAGGTGGACTCCAATGGCGGCATCGGTTATGAAAGAAGGTAAAAAAACGGAGCCCGTTGTTATTGTGAAGCTTGCGGAGTGCGATTGTTGCGGTTTAACGGAGGAGTGTACGCAAGCTTACATTGCTAGCGTAAGAGAAAAATTCGAAGGGCGGTGGCTTTGCGGGCTTTGTTCGGAGGCCGTTAACGACGAGACGGTTAGATCGGAGGAAGATATCACGACTAACGAAGCAATGGATCGGCACATGAAGTTTTGTGGGCAGTTTAAATCGTCGAGTCCACCGGCGAATCCCGCCGAGGATTTGATCTCTGCGATGAGACATTTGTTTCGGAGGAGTTTGGAATCGCCGAGGAAGAACAAGTCATCGCCGTCGACGTCGTTTTCTCGATCCGAGAACTGTTTCTCAACTCTGTCGAATGAAGAAGTTAGGACTTAAAAGAGAATGAGGTTTTATGATGCTATATTTATCATCCAATCTATTTTGAGCATTTGGAATATTTTCGAATAAAGACAGTAATTAGTTATGCTTTTAGGTTTATTTATGAtcaaattaattacaaatttGCTTCaaatatttcatgttttaattgagaatttcatctttttattttatcaaaaaagttaatcaagttattaataaatacataaaattttttaatttaaatataaattgtttaacagttattttttcttaatttattaatttttaatataaaaattaaattctgaaaaatggaaaataaaaggaTGAACTTGAAAACCATTGAAAGTTTCGTAAAAAAAGGGAATTTCCTTTTACTAGTGTTGTAGTTGTATACAACTGTTTGATCGGTAGCCCCTTCACTACTTTGTTGGATGAATgttcttataaaacaaaaatctaaatttaattataagtttattatgtattaattcataattttatgatttttgaaaatattaaataatttttgttatttttaaagtaaCGAAAgtgtaattttaatatatattaatttaatatttataaaaagactaaattaaaaaaaatcattttgagaGAGGGTAGCCTCTACTTGTCCAACTCAAATTCACCTTTGTGCATAAAAGTAAGAGTCGGATGTAATGACGAGGCATGCTGCACGTTCAAGAAAATTTAAGTTTGAACATTGAATATGACACTATTGAGAAGGATaattacaaactttaaaaatattagatttcGTGAATCATTGAttataggggtgagcattcgatcgaatcgaatcgaatcgaaaattttcgagttaatcgagtttttgaatctcattttatcatcctaactttatttgaagttttctcgaatcgagtcgagtgagatgaaattcgaatcgaatcgaatcgaatatatttgttcgagttaaattttaaaaaataattttgggtccttgtaaccattgtcacccatcgtaataaaatttgtccaccttaatcaaaatttttattaactttcatcacttcataatttatttattaattttttatatattggttagcttctttgcttgcttagttgtttcaattatcttcagattcttgtcactatgtattttagaattaaaaaatatattaaatttaaaaatatgatttttttaataaaagttattttaaaaataaaatgtgaaattgataccaatataaaattttaacacgaatattttatggcataattaataattcaattttaatataaatattcaatatgactaaacaattcaataatataaataatataaaatgtgaaatttaataatataatataaatagtagatataaataaaattattactatttatgtttagtgattttttttggataattttgattttttatttgagagtaaagggtgagaagtaaaagtttagggggaaaataaaaagttttggggaataaaagtttgagggaaagtaaatagggggagtaaaattttggagggaaaatattaaaaaaaattggagggggagggtttgggatagatgggaggtgggattggaagggaataaaagttttaagggaaaagtgggagggagtaaaaattttgggggaaaataaaaggttttgagggtttttgggagtaaaattttgagaaaaaataaatgggagagtaaaattttggtgggaaatagattttgggtagattggggggttgggaggggaggggagtaaaagttttggggggaaagtgggaaggagtaaaagttttgagggaaaagtaaaaaggtttgggagtttggggtaaaaatgtaaaatattatactttgatattcgaattattcgagttattcgaattcgaaaactcaactctattcgaactcgaaatttgaaaaaaatattcgagttgattcgaataactcgattaactcgaataactcgattcgtttaactcgaaatttgaaatttttttcaattttttcgagtcgaatcgagttttgctcacccctaattgaTTATACCAAATGAATAAAAAAGAGGAATAAATGTGTTTTCTTGATGAACATGAAATATTTGTGAAGACATTGATTCAACTCAATTATAACCAGTTTAAGTATTGTATAAAACTCCTAATCGAGCTGGTGTCGTGGGGTTAATTGAGAATCAACTCAATTTAGAAAAAAACTAATATATGATTTCTTTTAAGTGATAACTAATACTAATATGATGGCGCATTTGTCTTcccatatttttatataatctctaaagaaaacaactaaaaatcACGTATTCAAATATGTGTTTAAGAATATTTATATGCAAGTTATTTACCATTACACTTATAATCattattgaataaaatttaaaagatttttttttacattaaatgTTTTCTTTCTAATCAATAAAAATCTatgcaaaattaattaattttccatgttttcataattttataaaatgatgatttaatgatttatattattataaagtttttagattatttgatttactcattttcataattttatgtaCAGTTGATTTCAAtaatctatatttattattactagATTTGATCACACTCACAATGTGGGTGCAAgaaagtattaaaatattttcctttaaaaCTTATTAACCCTACGTCAAGTAGTAATGAACTTGTATTTTAATTATGCGGGTTcgatatttaaatttgtaattgttttatttaaaaatgatataaaagtaTGAACGAAAGAGTAATgccataataatattaattacaatttaaaagACGAGATTTTTTGTTATTGTAATTTCATAAATGAGTTTATGACTTATTTAAAGGTGATACCAActtaataaaaagtttaaatactATGGTATAGATGTTTTGCTCTTATTGGACTAAGTGACACCaaagtagacctgtccatggccGCCCGGCCCGAtagcccgcccgaaatatgggagggttcgggtaaaaatatagccccgaaatatgggcttgggcaaaaaaatgaggcccgtttaaaaaacggaccgggcctcgggcaccacttttttggcccgtgcccggcccgaatataataaatatatattttttatttttattttttaattttaaaatacttttaaaataatttttttattttttatttttaaaatatttttttaatgtttattttaaaaatgggtcgggccaGGCTCGAgcttatgatatttttcccgGGCCGAAcatgggcaaaattttaggcccatattttgggtcgGGCCAGGCCCGAGCCTAGGAGGCTGGCCGAAAATTTTTcccggcccgacccatggacaggtctacacCAAAGTTAGCTATGAAATtagtaaaacaaaaataaaattttaattataataccTTATAagtatatttcataaaaaaattactcTGAAGATATtatctatatttatattatgtcTTTTACTAATTTGGCTTTATAGGTAATATCAAGCGCTGATTtagttgtaaaattattaaaatattcatatacaaattaaattatatttttatgagggtatttttgtctttttacataataaattaattaaaatttaattataatgagATTTGAACTCAGAACACCGTGTATAAAAAACACTAACTTTATCATTGTAACCAAAgcatcaattaatttttatatgaatttttaataaatatatttggtaCAAAATTTTTCCCTCACATAATGGGTGTACCGTAAATCTAATTCTTAAAAATAAtccacttttaaaaaaaaagtttatatattttgctttcaaaatgtaattaaaaaaaaaatccttctCTACACTTAAGTAAGCCTTTTCTTTTGATTGGTGAAAATACATgtactataaaaaataattaaataatgttaaattttgataaaattaaggtTTATGTGATTACAAAATGacatgaaaatcattatttttacATTTACAGTTAAACTCcgaacaaaatatttcttttctaaaatcataaaaattttataaatattaactctACTAAGATTTAGTTTTGTTTCATTCTTGTAGTGACTCATTCGATCTAGTACCTAAGTTCTTATTTAAAGTAAAATGTTTGTTTTATGTGAAGGACACAATTAGTTGTAGAGTAAAAGTTCGGGCTTATTATAATACAAGTTAAAACAACTTATTAAATATATTAGTAGAGATTAAAGACTTTTTTAATGTTCTGATCTCTAAAAAGGGGTAAACTACTCTGTTAGtcactttaaaattaaattgttcctattttggtcagttcaattttttttttgttaatttggtcacCGCCATTAAAGAAAATAACCAAATTTGTTATTCCATCGTTAAATTTAACGAAATGCTctcaattcattttttatttatttattatttaattttgcttttttctttctttctttttcttttcatcttctcCCTTTCACCTGGAAATCCTAGACGACGCCTCCTTTAAAGATATTGCCACTTCCTTGATTGAATCATTGTCGACGTGCATTGTCACTCAAAAAGTTAAGTTTATTGTTGATGGGGGTTGAATCATTCGAAAGAAAGATTTAAAATAATGTTTGTCAGATAGATTAAACCCCAACAATGTCAAGGTATTGTCTCTCAATTTTGCAGAGAGCCAACATGCCTTAAAAGGTCTTATTCACAGAAACAATAGTGCATTGGTTGGCAAAGATATGACTTGCAAAAGCTCAAGGAAGAGGTGTCAATATAAGATGTAATAGTAACTATGTAAATAGCTTGACCTGTGCCAATGGGAAGGGGAGGGGGGCAAGGGACTTGAACCACCAACTTGAGACATATAGGCTACTTATCTAGAACCATGTTACCACCGAGTGGTACCATATTTGCAAGTATGTGGTTTTAAGTGTCTTATATTGGTGGTTTGAATCTCCCCACACACAAGTGGCCTCCATAATTAATTCTACACTTTATAATGCACCTCTCCTTCGAGGCACTTAAACCACACACTTGGAAAAGTCATAGGAGAGGAGTCAATATGGAGCGTAATAGTAATAGGGCACTTACCTGCAATCCTAGTACCAAGTGATAACATACTTGCTAGTATGTGGTTTAAGTGCCTTAGGTTGGTGGTTATAGTTTCCTCGCACGTAGGTGactttcataattaattttacgCACTATACTAAGACCTTTCTACTAAGTCTTGTAGATTATATCTCCACTGATCCAGATGCTTTAGACTTTGTGAACCAGACCTCTTAGGGCACATTGGCTATCGTCAGAGTACGAGGTGCAAAACCCCTCACCAAGAGATAATACCTGACATTATTTAAGGTCTAATTAACTACTTGACAAACAACATTTAAAATGATTCAGATAAACAAATTAGATATATGGAGCGAAAGTATATAAACAAGTATATAAATACTTTCAATATACTTAAAAATTTCAGGTAAACAAatagataatattaaataaataaaaagttatgGAAATCTAGATATTTTTGCACACTAGGGGGACTGCATGTCTATAAAGAAAAATTGAggatttgcattgaagatttgtaCCTCAGAGTGCGACCTTACATAGCATTGACAATAGTTCAATGTGGTCAGTCTCTGGTCCCTCTGtctttatttacacatgaacatCGTGGCTaaattttgagaactaaaatggTTGGACCAAATTGGAAAACAACGTtggaaaataaaaactaaaggaAAAAGAACCTGATGGGACCATTGTTCATCGAAGTGAGAATAGTttggttttggaaaaaaataaattaaaattgaattttatctgtttaattcaatcgatttctttttaaataatttttatatagttGCTGAagtcattttcattcatttaactataaaatttttacttttgtattataaaaataaaaataattttaaattaaataaaaatataactttatttttctaatagttgatttttaatttataaataaaaaattaaactcaaCCGATCTGGATATATTCAAGTAAGGTCAGGATTGTAAGAAACAGGAATGTCACCTCATCTTTTTCAATAGTTTAATATTACATCAGTATTTTTATcttgaatttcaatattttcatcctaaaaaaaaatcaaatccaaataaaattCTTGAAAATCAGGATAAAATTATTGATGTAGCATTAAACTATTAGAAAGAAATAATATTTgtatttcatacaatcctttctctatTCAAATAATAAGTAATTATGGCATGTTGACAATTGGTTTTGTTACAACTCAATCACGACATATTTTGAGTGATTGTAAGAACTTAATACGATAAGGAAACCGACCTTGGATGGTCTAAAGTGGCAGACAAAAATCGGCAAAAGAACTGAGTATCTACGAAATTGGAGAGGACAACGAGAAaaccatccctaaaatcacttgcaaaagcaagactacatgcataagcaagactaaaaaacgTGATACAATAgtagacaaaaacttctaaaaatgaATACTTATTAGATAATgaaaaacaaaacatataaaacttaaaaacaagATAGGTCCAAACCGactcgtgaaatcatttattattctgaaatactcaaaaaagaaaaagaaaaaagaaacatatTAAGAAGCCGACGAAGAGCCACTCACTTTTCAAGAGAAATTGTCGTTGGCTAGTGGAGTTTCAACGACAACAGATACAATCATttgtccatcacaacttgtgaagacagTAAAGATATCCACaaaataaatttgtaaattgaaaagACACAAAACACATGGAGTgaatgagaaaaaagaaaaaagaaagaaagagaagattGGTGGGTGGGAGAAAAAGACAAACGGTAGCCAGTCCGAAAGTTGACACTGCCGTTGggtaaaacataaaaaaagatgCAAAcgatttagagaaaaaaaaagagaaaaatatgtttgataaaaaTGCGGCAAAAGAAAGTTGGAATTCTATAAAAATATGCTATTAGTCACTATACTAATTCAAAAATGGAGATTTGATCTATGTACGGTAAAAGGTTAAAAATTGAGTTCtcttattttttcaaattaaaaaaatttaatccaaTCATTATCATTGTTTGTAATTTCTGTAAAAATTTGTTTCAACATGTTTAATTTTCGTCAACCATATGCAACGTTATGTGAGGGTAATCTAATCATCATATCGTGTTGATAAATTTTGACGAAAAATACTAACAATGTTAATGATTGGATTaaagtttttgaataaaaaataagatgatttaatttttaacttttttttttaatttagagaataaattttaaattgtctaAATATACGacctaataacataatttaattttctataattgatatttaatttaagacgtatttcttcttctttctaaAATAGATACACGTGGAGTGCCTAATCATTATCATAGTCCTCTAAATGAATTtagtgtttttttcttttttagtgcTTTCTGAGTCATTGATCATCTCAAGTGAGATGTAAATGTTGAACATAATATGTTAAAAAGGGTAATTGATGTAACGTTTGTGGAGTGAAGTGGTAAAAAGTTTTAGTTGAGAAATAATGTTGTTAGAATTTATCTCTTATTTAGGGATTCGATTTAACTTTGATTTTGCATTTAATCCAATCCTAACATCATTATTAAACATTCAGAAATctcataaaaaagaaaattaaggtttTTGTACTTTGCAAAATTTGTAGATTTAGTCTCTGTGTTTTACTATAATCAATTTTAATCACTGTGTtcagattttgaaattttaattttgattcggTTAAAtctatttagttaaatttaattactaactccgtatatttttcaaaagttgaaattttaatattgataCACATAACCGTCGTTAatctattaattatatttttagtgagtaatatgtgaaaataacaataTTTCCGGCACAAACACACCCATTTAAACTACCACACAAGCATACTTTGTGAATCGATCCCACAACCTTAAAAATATGGTGAACGCCCTTAATCAATAAATCGAATTCACCAAAAGTTAATTGATATAAAAGAGTAAAACATTATTTTGCTAATACTGTAGTAACCAAATATTTATGTTGAcctttcttattcttttattagaaaagttaaataaataaaaatttctttcAAAAGCAACATTAAATAAGGTATTTGATAATGGATTCATCTCATAATACATAATTGTCTTCTGCTTTACATTTAActcatttttagttattttataaataaaatttttgggctagaattaaattgtatatttttattaaattagaattttataaattatagagaatttaaataaaaaattttctattttagagagATCGAGCTCCTACCAGCCTCCCTAGCTCCACCATTGTACTAAGGTATCATTTAAATGGGATACACATTAAAGCTCCCTCTTCTCTATAAAATCCCACTCCATCACAAAAAGAGGAGAGGCTTACCAAAGTTTTACCTAATCTCTTCCAAGAAGTTGAGGCCCCCTAAAACCATAATTCTAAGTAGTTATTTACGTCGTAagtttaaaattacttataatctCTGCTCaacctttaaataaaaaaaataaatgtaatttagTGTGCCCAAACACATGTCCtcctatattaataataattttaatactaACTAAGTTAAACCTCAATTCAGATGTgtaatatttattaaaagctaatttaaattttattttatgatattttatatcaAGACATTAATTTTAATGTACCACAAATAATTACGATTTATATTCCGAGACAGCGATTAAGATTTCTCATCCAACTCTCTTGTTTCGTGCCTACAATTAATCATGAAATGTTTAATCCAAATTCCGACACTCTAATCCAGCTGGTCTCACCACATTTTTGTGAAATTCAATACTTTTATGCTCAATTTCGTCAGACCCCCTTCAAgtataacttaaattttaaattaatcctaAACTTCTAATAATTCTAATCAAGTCTTCAACAGattcatatcatatcaatcaaatcttttattaatttaaccaaAGCTCAATTCTAAACAAATTACTGGCCCAATCGGCCAAAAAGCCCATACCattgtttaaaaattaataaaattttaaatatatatttttatattaatatttataccttttaataattaaatttaaataaaaattatttaatttaaattcagaTTGACTTGAAAGACAAATTTTGTTTCAAGTTTGATACAAATTAAGTCGGGTCGACTAGACCAAGTGAGCCACCCAACCCATTGATAGTTCTACTCCATGTTAAGTCCAAGTTAGGGAATTtgtattaaacactcaagctgcAGGAAggacttaattaatataattctaaTACTTCGCagattcaattaaaataatttgaaagttaaaattaatttaaaatctcaaTCACAATTTAAGGATCTTTTCTGAAATATCCCACTTTTTACTAAATATTAATCCAAGaagcaaccttttctttttcctgtttTGCCCATAATATCCTCAGGAGTCCCAAAATAGTAAGGAagcaaaattgtaaatataacATAAGTGAATGGCATTTTCCAAACATAAAAGATCGTATTTTCTACATATTGTACTACACAAACGAACTTTAAAATATAGTACAGTACAGTTCGTTCAAAGGTGtaacctttatttatttattttt containing:
- the LOC121203101 gene encoding uncharacterized protein; translated protein: MAASVMKEGKKTEPVVIVKLAECDCCGLTEECTQAYIASVREKFEGRWLCGLCSEAVNDETVRSEEDITTNEAMDRHMKFCGQFKSSSPPANPAEDLISAMRHLFRRSLESPRKNKSSPSTSFSRSENCFSTLSNEEVRT